The Lagopus muta isolate bLagMut1 chromosome 4, bLagMut1 primary, whole genome shotgun sequence genome has a window encoding:
- the PCDH18 gene encoding protocadherin-18 isoform X2, producing MNCRNLQTRRAGSRMHFTFLFALAVACLDKAVLGKNLKYRIYEEQRVGSVIARLAEDVADVLLKIPNPASVRFRAMQRGNSPLLVVREDNGEISIGAKIDREQLCQKNLNCSIEFDVITLPTEHLQLFHVEVEVLDINDNSPQFSRALIPIEISESAAVGTRIPLDSAFDPDVGDNSLHTYSLSDNDFFSIEVRTRTDGAKYAELIVVKELDRELKSSYELQLTASDKGVPQRSGSSLLKISISDSNDNSPAFEQQSYIIQLLENSPVGTLLIDLNATDPDEGANGKVVYSFSSHVSPKIMETFRIDSEKGHLTLLKQVDYEMTKSYEIDAQAQDMGPNSIPAHCKIIIKVVDVNDNRPEISLNLMSPEKEETAYVSEGSPLDTFVALVRVQDKDSGVNGEVVCKLHGHGHFKLQKTYENNYLILTNASLDREKRSEYSLTVIAEDKGTPSLSTVKHFTVQISDENDNPPRFQTNRYEVVILENNSPGAYITSVTATDPDLGDNGQVTYTILENSVLGSSITTYVTIDPSNGAIYALRTFDHEEVNQIAFMVQARDGGSQQLVSNTTVVLTIIDENDNAPVIVGPALRNSTAEISIPKDAGIGFLVTRIRATDRDSGMNSELSCSIAADKENSIFVMDPKTCDISINVSVESVPTKHWEFFVIVQDKGSPQLSTKALLKCTVFEYVYSFSSTEATLVSQPSLDVSMITIISLGSICAVLLVIMVIFATRCNREKKDTRSYNCRVAESTYQHHPKRPSRQIHKGDITLVPTVNGTLPIRSHHRASPSSSPTLERGQMSSRQSHHSHQSLNSLVTISSNHVPENFSLELTHATPAVEVSQLLSMLHQGQYQPRPSFRGNKYSRSYRYALQDMDKFSLKDSGRGDSEAGDSDYDLGRESPIDRLLGEGFSDLFLTDGRIPAAMRLCTEECRVLGHSDQCWMPPLPSPSSDYRSNMFIPGEEFQSPQQQLQQQQQGLEEDPQPADASEKKKSFSTFGKDCQGEEESGDTCTSSLLSEMSSVFQRLLPPSLDAYTECNEMERLNSLERRKGHLPAKAVNYPQGVAAWAASTHFQNPANNGPTLGTHSSAQPSSKWLPAMEEIPENYEEDDFDNVLNHLSDGKHELMDASELVAEINKLLQDVRQN from the exons ATGAATTGCAGAAACTTACAAACGCGGCGGGCTGGCAGCAGAATGCACTTTACGTTCCTTTTTGCACTGGCGGTTGCGTGTCTCGATAAGGCTGTGCTGGGCAAGAACCTGAAGTACCGGATTTACGAGGAGCAGCGGGTCGGCTCGGTCATCGCCAGGCTGGCGGAGGACGTGGCCGATGTTCTATTGAAAATCCCCAACCCCGCCTCGGTCCGCTTCCGAGCCATGCAGAGGGGGAACTCCCCGCTTCTCGTCGTCCGAGAGGATAACGGGGAGATCAGCATCGGCGCTAAGATCGACCGGGAGCAACTCTGCCAGAAAAACTTGAACTGCTCCATCGAGTTCGACGTGATCACTCTGCCCACCGAGCATCTGCAGCTCTTCCATGTGGAAGTGGAGGTGCTGGACATCAACGACAACTCCCCTCAGTTTTCCAGGGCTCTCATCCCCATCGAAATATCTGAGAGCGCTGCCGTGGGTACCCGCATCCCTCTGGACAGTGCTTTCGACCCAGATGTGGGGGACAACTCCCTCCACACTTACTCCCTTTCCGACAACGATTTTTTCAGCATCGAGGTGAGGACGAGGACTGATGGTGCCAAGTATGCAGAGCTCATCGTGGTGAAGGAGCTGGACAGGGAGCTGAAGTCGAGTTACGAGCTCCAGCTCACCGCATCCGATAAGGGGGTGCCGCAGAGGTCTGGGTCTTCCCTCctgaaaatcagcatttctgacTCCAACGACAACAGCCCAGCTTTTGAGCAGCAGTCCTATATAATTCAACTCTTGGAAAACTCCCCAGTCGGGACTTTGCTCATAGACCTCAATGCGACCGACCCAGATGAGGGCGCTAATGGGAAGGTCGTGTACTCCTTCAGCAGTCATGTGTCTCCCAAAATTATGGAGACTTTCAGGATAGATTCAGAAAAAGGCCATCTGACCCTCCTGAAACAAGTGGACTATGAAATGACCAAGTCCTATGAAATTGATGCTCAGGCTCAAGACATGGGACCAAATTCCATTCCAGCTCACTGCAAAATTATAATTAAAGTTGTGGATGTGAATGACAACAGACCGGAAATCAGCTTAAATTTGATGTCCCCGGAAAAGGAAGAAACGGCTTATGTTTCTGAGGGGTCCCCCCTGGACACGTTTGTCGCCCTGGTCAGGGTACAGGACAAGGACTCGGGTGTAAACGGAGAGGTGGTTTGCAAGCTCCATGGTCATGGCCACTTTAAACTGCAAAAGACTTACGAAAATAACTATTTAATCTTGACTAATGCCAGTCTAGATAGAGAAAAGAGATCTGAATACAGCTTGACTGTAATAGCAGAGGACAAGGGAACGCCAAGTCTCTCAACAGTAAAACACTTTACTGTCCAAATCAGTGATGAAAATGACAACCCACCCCGCTTCCAGACAAACAGATATGAAGTAGTTATCTTAGAGAATAACTCTCCGGGAGCGTACATCACATCCGTCACGGCCACAGACCCAGATCTAGGGGACAACGGACAGGTGACCTACACTATACTGGAGAATTCTGTTTTGGGAAGTTCTATAACCACCTATGTGACCATTGATCCCTCCAACGGGGCGATCTATGCCTTGAGAACTTTTGACCATGAAGAGGTAAATCAGATTGCCTTTATGGTTCAAGCTAGGGATGGAGGGAGCCAGCAACTTGTTAGTAACACTACAGTGGTGCTAACCATCATTGATGAAAATGACAATGCTCCTGTCATCGTGGGCCCAGCACTGCGCAACAGCACGGCGGAAATCTCAATCCCTAAAGATGCTGGGATTGGCTTTCTTGTCACGAGGATAAGGGCTACGGATCGGGACTCCGGTATGAACTCTgaactcagctgctccatagcAGCTgacaaggaaaacagcatctttGTGATGGATCCCAAAACTTGTGACATCTCCATCAATGTGAGTGTAGAATCGGTTCCAACTAAGCACTGGGAGTTTTTTGTCATAGTCCAGGATAAAGGCAGTCCTCAGCTGAGTACTAAAGCACTTCTGAAGTGTACGGTTTTTGAGtatgtttattcattttcaagCACAGAAGCTACTTTGGTAAGCCAGCCCTCTCTGGATGTCTCGATGATAACAATTATATCCTTAGGATCGATATGTGCCGTGTTGCTGGTCATCATGGTTATCTTTGCTACGAGATGTAATCGAGAGAAAAAGGACACCAGGTCCTACAACTGCCGGGTGGCAGAATCGACCTACCAGCACCACCCGAAGCGGCCCTCCAGACAGATCCACAAAGGGGACATCACACTGGTGCCAACAGTTAACGGCACGCTACCCATCCGATCTCACCACAGAGCTTCCCCGTCCTCATCCCCGACCCTGGAGAGGGGACAGATGAGCAGCCGGCAGAGCCACCACAGCCACCAATCGTTGAACAGCCTGGTGACAATCTCCTCCAACCACGTGCCTGAGAACTTCTCACTGGAGCTCACCCACGCTACTCCAGCAGTTGAG GTTTCTCAACTCCTCTCGATGCTTCACCAGGGCCAGTATCAACCAAGGCCGAGTTTTCGAGGAAACAAATATTCCAGAAGCTATAG ATATGCCCTTCAAGATATGGATAAATTCAGCCTGAAAGACAGTGGCCGGGGTGATAGCGAAGCTGGAGACAGCGATTATGATTTGGGTAGAGAGTCTCCAATTGACAGACTTCTTGGGGAAGGATTCAGTGACCTTTTCCTTACAGATGGGAGAATTCCTGCAG caaTGCGGCTGTGCACGGAGGAATGCAGGGTTCTAGGCCACTCTGACCAGTGCTGGATGCCACCACTGCCATCTCCCTCATCTGATTACAGAAGTAACATGTTCATCCCCGGGGAGGAGTTTCAGTcgccccagcagcagctgcagcagcagcagcagggcctcGAGGAAGATCCGCAGCCTGCTGACGCCAGTGAAAAGAAGAAGAGCTTTTCAACATTTGGCAAAGACTGTCAGGGTGAGGAGGAATCAGGAGACACTTGTacctcctctcttctctctgaaATGAGCAGCGTCTTCCAGCGCCTGCTGCCTCCCTCGCTAGATGCCTACACAGAATGCAATGAGATGGAACGCTTGAATTCGTTGGAGCGCAGGAAGGGACATTTGCCTGCCAAGGCTGTGAATTATCCACAGGGAGTGGCTGCGTGGGCAGCCAGCACTCATTTCCAAAATCCAGCCAACAATGGGCCAACTCTGGGGACTCACTCGAGTGCACAGCCCTCCTCCAAATGGCTGCCAGCCATGGAGGAAATCCCGGAGAATTATGAAGAAGATGATTTTGACAATGTACTCAATCACCTCAGTGATGGTAAACATGAACTCATGGATGCCAGCGAGCTGGTGGCAGAAATTAACAAGCTGCTGCAAGATGTCCGGCAGAACTAA
- the PCDH18 gene encoding protocadherin-18 isoform X1, translated as MNCRNLQTRRAGSRMHFTFLFALAVACLDKAVLGKNLKYRIYEEQRVGSVIARLAEDVADVLLKIPNPASVRFRAMQRGNSPLLVVREDNGEISIGAKIDREQLCQKNLNCSIEFDVITLPTEHLQLFHVEVEVLDINDNSPQFSRALIPIEISESAAVGTRIPLDSAFDPDVGDNSLHTYSLSDNDFFSIEVRTRTDGAKYAELIVVKELDRELKSSYELQLTASDKGVPQRSGSSLLKISISDSNDNSPAFEQQSYIIQLLENSPVGTLLIDLNATDPDEGANGKVVYSFSSHVSPKIMETFRIDSEKGHLTLLKQVDYEMTKSYEIDAQAQDMGPNSIPAHCKIIIKVVDVNDNRPEISLNLMSPEKEETAYVSEGSPLDTFVALVRVQDKDSGVNGEVVCKLHGHGHFKLQKTYENNYLILTNASLDREKRSEYSLTVIAEDKGTPSLSTVKHFTVQISDENDNPPRFQTNRYEVVILENNSPGAYITSVTATDPDLGDNGQVTYTILENSVLGSSITTYVTIDPSNGAIYALRTFDHEEVNQIAFMVQARDGGSQQLVSNTTVVLTIIDENDNAPVIVGPALRNSTAEISIPKDAGIGFLVTRIRATDRDSGMNSELSCSIAADKENSIFVMDPKTCDISINVSVESVPTKHWEFFVIVQDKGSPQLSTKALLKCTVFEYVYSFSSTEATLVSQPSLDVSMITIISLGSICAVLLVIMVIFATRCNREKKDTRSYNCRVAESTYQHHPKRPSRQIHKGDITLVPTVNGTLPIRSHHRASPSSSPTLERGQMSSRQSHHSHQSLNSLVTISSNHVPENFSLELTHATPAVEQVSQLLSMLHQGQYQPRPSFRGNKYSRSYRYALQDMDKFSLKDSGRGDSEAGDSDYDLGRESPIDRLLGEGFSDLFLTDGRIPAAMRLCTEECRVLGHSDQCWMPPLPSPSSDYRSNMFIPGEEFQSPQQQLQQQQQGLEEDPQPADASEKKKSFSTFGKDCQGEEESGDTCTSSLLSEMSSVFQRLLPPSLDAYTECNEMERLNSLERRKGHLPAKAVNYPQGVAAWAASTHFQNPANNGPTLGTHSSAQPSSKWLPAMEEIPENYEEDDFDNVLNHLSDGKHELMDASELVAEINKLLQDVRQN; from the exons ATGAATTGCAGAAACTTACAAACGCGGCGGGCTGGCAGCAGAATGCACTTTACGTTCCTTTTTGCACTGGCGGTTGCGTGTCTCGATAAGGCTGTGCTGGGCAAGAACCTGAAGTACCGGATTTACGAGGAGCAGCGGGTCGGCTCGGTCATCGCCAGGCTGGCGGAGGACGTGGCCGATGTTCTATTGAAAATCCCCAACCCCGCCTCGGTCCGCTTCCGAGCCATGCAGAGGGGGAACTCCCCGCTTCTCGTCGTCCGAGAGGATAACGGGGAGATCAGCATCGGCGCTAAGATCGACCGGGAGCAACTCTGCCAGAAAAACTTGAACTGCTCCATCGAGTTCGACGTGATCACTCTGCCCACCGAGCATCTGCAGCTCTTCCATGTGGAAGTGGAGGTGCTGGACATCAACGACAACTCCCCTCAGTTTTCCAGGGCTCTCATCCCCATCGAAATATCTGAGAGCGCTGCCGTGGGTACCCGCATCCCTCTGGACAGTGCTTTCGACCCAGATGTGGGGGACAACTCCCTCCACACTTACTCCCTTTCCGACAACGATTTTTTCAGCATCGAGGTGAGGACGAGGACTGATGGTGCCAAGTATGCAGAGCTCATCGTGGTGAAGGAGCTGGACAGGGAGCTGAAGTCGAGTTACGAGCTCCAGCTCACCGCATCCGATAAGGGGGTGCCGCAGAGGTCTGGGTCTTCCCTCctgaaaatcagcatttctgacTCCAACGACAACAGCCCAGCTTTTGAGCAGCAGTCCTATATAATTCAACTCTTGGAAAACTCCCCAGTCGGGACTTTGCTCATAGACCTCAATGCGACCGACCCAGATGAGGGCGCTAATGGGAAGGTCGTGTACTCCTTCAGCAGTCATGTGTCTCCCAAAATTATGGAGACTTTCAGGATAGATTCAGAAAAAGGCCATCTGACCCTCCTGAAACAAGTGGACTATGAAATGACCAAGTCCTATGAAATTGATGCTCAGGCTCAAGACATGGGACCAAATTCCATTCCAGCTCACTGCAAAATTATAATTAAAGTTGTGGATGTGAATGACAACAGACCGGAAATCAGCTTAAATTTGATGTCCCCGGAAAAGGAAGAAACGGCTTATGTTTCTGAGGGGTCCCCCCTGGACACGTTTGTCGCCCTGGTCAGGGTACAGGACAAGGACTCGGGTGTAAACGGAGAGGTGGTTTGCAAGCTCCATGGTCATGGCCACTTTAAACTGCAAAAGACTTACGAAAATAACTATTTAATCTTGACTAATGCCAGTCTAGATAGAGAAAAGAGATCTGAATACAGCTTGACTGTAATAGCAGAGGACAAGGGAACGCCAAGTCTCTCAACAGTAAAACACTTTACTGTCCAAATCAGTGATGAAAATGACAACCCACCCCGCTTCCAGACAAACAGATATGAAGTAGTTATCTTAGAGAATAACTCTCCGGGAGCGTACATCACATCCGTCACGGCCACAGACCCAGATCTAGGGGACAACGGACAGGTGACCTACACTATACTGGAGAATTCTGTTTTGGGAAGTTCTATAACCACCTATGTGACCATTGATCCCTCCAACGGGGCGATCTATGCCTTGAGAACTTTTGACCATGAAGAGGTAAATCAGATTGCCTTTATGGTTCAAGCTAGGGATGGAGGGAGCCAGCAACTTGTTAGTAACACTACAGTGGTGCTAACCATCATTGATGAAAATGACAATGCTCCTGTCATCGTGGGCCCAGCACTGCGCAACAGCACGGCGGAAATCTCAATCCCTAAAGATGCTGGGATTGGCTTTCTTGTCACGAGGATAAGGGCTACGGATCGGGACTCCGGTATGAACTCTgaactcagctgctccatagcAGCTgacaaggaaaacagcatctttGTGATGGATCCCAAAACTTGTGACATCTCCATCAATGTGAGTGTAGAATCGGTTCCAACTAAGCACTGGGAGTTTTTTGTCATAGTCCAGGATAAAGGCAGTCCTCAGCTGAGTACTAAAGCACTTCTGAAGTGTACGGTTTTTGAGtatgtttattcattttcaagCACAGAAGCTACTTTGGTAAGCCAGCCCTCTCTGGATGTCTCGATGATAACAATTATATCCTTAGGATCGATATGTGCCGTGTTGCTGGTCATCATGGTTATCTTTGCTACGAGATGTAATCGAGAGAAAAAGGACACCAGGTCCTACAACTGCCGGGTGGCAGAATCGACCTACCAGCACCACCCGAAGCGGCCCTCCAGACAGATCCACAAAGGGGACATCACACTGGTGCCAACAGTTAACGGCACGCTACCCATCCGATCTCACCACAGAGCTTCCCCGTCCTCATCCCCGACCCTGGAGAGGGGACAGATGAGCAGCCGGCAGAGCCACCACAGCCACCAATCGTTGAACAGCCTGGTGACAATCTCCTCCAACCACGTGCCTGAGAACTTCTCACTGGAGCTCACCCACGCTACTCCAGCAGTTGAG CAGGTTTCTCAACTCCTCTCGATGCTTCACCAGGGCCAGTATCAACCAAGGCCGAGTTTTCGAGGAAACAAATATTCCAGAAGCTATAG ATATGCCCTTCAAGATATGGATAAATTCAGCCTGAAAGACAGTGGCCGGGGTGATAGCGAAGCTGGAGACAGCGATTATGATTTGGGTAGAGAGTCTCCAATTGACAGACTTCTTGGGGAAGGATTCAGTGACCTTTTCCTTACAGATGGGAGAATTCCTGCAG caaTGCGGCTGTGCACGGAGGAATGCAGGGTTCTAGGCCACTCTGACCAGTGCTGGATGCCACCACTGCCATCTCCCTCATCTGATTACAGAAGTAACATGTTCATCCCCGGGGAGGAGTTTCAGTcgccccagcagcagctgcagcagcagcagcagggcctcGAGGAAGATCCGCAGCCTGCTGACGCCAGTGAAAAGAAGAAGAGCTTTTCAACATTTGGCAAAGACTGTCAGGGTGAGGAGGAATCAGGAGACACTTGTacctcctctcttctctctgaaATGAGCAGCGTCTTCCAGCGCCTGCTGCCTCCCTCGCTAGATGCCTACACAGAATGCAATGAGATGGAACGCTTGAATTCGTTGGAGCGCAGGAAGGGACATTTGCCTGCCAAGGCTGTGAATTATCCACAGGGAGTGGCTGCGTGGGCAGCCAGCACTCATTTCCAAAATCCAGCCAACAATGGGCCAACTCTGGGGACTCACTCGAGTGCACAGCCCTCCTCCAAATGGCTGCCAGCCATGGAGGAAATCCCGGAGAATTATGAAGAAGATGATTTTGACAATGTACTCAATCACCTCAGTGATGGTAAACATGAACTCATGGATGCCAGCGAGCTGGTGGCAGAAATTAACAAGCTGCTGCAAGATGTCCGGCAGAACTAA